GCGACAAACGGTCAAGAATTTGAGTCAAAGAAGTCTGATCTGTTACTGGAGCATTAAAGAGTCGGACAGTGGAAGGCTTTGCAGAAAGCTTCACGGACGCAACTATGACTATGATTACTATTACGATTATGCCAACTAATATGACTTTTTGAATCGGCTTCCATTTGGACCACATATTTTTGAGTCCATCTGTTACCTTTTTAAGCCATTCGTTCATCTGTCCCCTCCCGTGAACGAATTTTAAAGAAATTTATACTAAATTTAATTAAGTATAACATAGGAAGAGAAATTTGACAATAAAAATGTTAACTAACGTTAATTATTTTGAAAAACTATCGGGTAGTAGTAATCTCGTTCCATCCGGTAACCAGACGGTCAATTACAGTCTGCGCAAGGTTCAGGCTCTGGCGGGCTTTTGCCATTGCAATTGTTACATCATGAATATCAACATCATCAGGATCTGTAATGAGCTTTTCCTGAACTGCAGTAACATCCAGCTGCTGGCTGTTTACAGTGCTCAAGGCATCAAGAAGATATGACTGGAAAGATTTTGACTCACCTGCACGTTGAATCGAAGCAGCTTCTGTTCTGTTTAGTTTTTCGATTGGCGACATGCCGGGAATATTTGCAGTAAGAGGCTGAATCTTTCCCTGTCCAAAATGAGCTTTATCTGTGCGCACCATCTGAAGGGTGCCGAAATCTTGAATCTTCATGTTTCCCTACCCGTTTATAATTCTACACCCGTTATCGTCCGATTTCAAGTGCTGCAGAGAACATATCCTTTGCACCGTCAACAACTGTTGCATTTGCTTCGTAAGCACGTGAGGCAGAAATCAAATCTACCATTTCGTTTACGATATTTACGTTAGGATATTCAACATAACCTTTATGAGGGCCACTCTGATATGCATCAGGATGGGTTGGATCATAAACAAGACGTCCCTCAGAAGTATCTTTTGTAATCTCCAAAACCTTTACACCTTTTCCAGGACCATTGTCGAGGCTTGAAGGAGTAAATGGTGTTCTCCACTGTGGATTTGCATCTGCAACAGGACGCATTACAACGGTAGATTTTTTGAAAGGACCGCCGTCCTGTGTACGTGTAGTCGAAGCGTTTGCAATATTATCAGAAATTACATCTGTTCTGAGTCTTTCAGCAGCCATTCCGGTTGCGGCTATGTTAATACTAGTAAAAAGTCCCATATTTTAGCTCTCCTATTTCTTCATTGCGGTCGATACCTGATCAAACTCAAAGCTTGTGAGCTGGGTGAGCATGCGGTACTGCATCTGAATCTGGAGGATATTGTTTGCTTCAGTTTCTGCATCTACGTTGTTACCGTTTGCCTTTGCTGTAGTTGTGTAATCGAGAACACGACGAGGCTGAACATCACGGTAATCGTATGGAACATTTACCTGAATATGGCGGGAATCTGTTGTTGTAAGATGAAAAGCATTCTTAGCTTCTTTTTCAGAATCAAGAGCACGCTTAAGTTCACTTTCAAAGTTTACTGTTGAACGCTTAAAATTAGGAACCTCACTGTTTGCAAGGTTATTTGCTGTAACCTGATAGCGCAATGAAGTTACGTCCATTTCACGCTGAAGCAGGTCAATTGAACGGGTGAAACTGTTCATAAACTATTTTTTCCTCCTCTGATTTTTGTTTACATCTAGTTGATTTTCGGAATCTGGAGGAAAAGGTTTAGGAATTTTTATCAGAAAGATTTACAGTGGTCTATCTGTACGGAATTCATGCTTAATAATGCGCCATGCAAAGAAATCAAGCAGAATAACATAAATATAGAAGACATACTGATATCCAAGCGCTGCTACCTGTTCAGAAAGGAGGAAATCATAAGCTCCATGAATCAGCATAGGAATACCCAATGCAAGAAGTTTACAGAACTTCATTCTGCCTGTTTTACCATCCAGCCAGAAAGTTTTTGCACGGCTGAGCCAGTAGCCCATGAAAACGCCGAAGGTTGCATGTCCCGGAATAGCAAAGATAGCACGTCCAATAGAAACGCCTGTTCCATAAGAAACTACATACAAAATGTTTTCCAGCGCTGCAAATCCTAAAGAGGCAGAAACTGCGTAAACAATTCCATCATATCTGTAATCAAAATTCCTGTTTTTCCAGACAATCAGCATAAGAACAAGCCATTTAGAAAATTCTTCTACCAGAGCAACACCAACTGTATTTTCCATCCATACAAACAGAATTGTTGCAGGATCATAATACATACTGATCATTGAAATAAGAAAACGTTCTGCAGCAGCACAAGGAATAGAAAAAATTGCCCCGTAAATAACAACCTTCAGAACAAAGTTTAATGGCTCACGCTCGTTTTTATCGAGTAAATATACATATCTTAGAATCAGAAAAACCGGAAGCAAGGCCGGAATCAGAATAAAATATAAAATGAATTTCATGATTTTATTGTACAACGAAGATTTAGCGAGGTCAATTTATCAGGCCACAGGTGGGAATTTTATGAGCCGGCGGCGGACAATTATATAGATTTATACAATTTAATCAGAGATGATTTATTTTTGATTTTGCGAAAAACGGGGTAAAATGATTGTACAAAATATAAATCACCGTAAACGCGGACTTTTAAGGAGATTTTTGATGGATAATTTTACATTTTATAGCCCAACTAAGTTTGTTTTTGGAAAAGATACTGAACAGCAGGCAGGTGCACTTGTAAAGGAATTTGGTGGAAGCAAGGTTTTGCTTCATTTTGGCGGTAAATCTGCAGAAAAATCAGGTCTTCTTGGAAGAGTTCGAGAATCTCTGAAAGGAGCCGGTGTTGATTTTGTAGAACTCGGTGGAGTTCATCCTAATCCTCTTGATGATTTAGTTTATGAAGGAATAGATTTGTGCCGTAAGAACGGCGTGGACTTTATTCTTGCTGTTGGCGGAGGTTCTGTAATTGACAGTGCTAAAGCTATTGCAATGGGCGTTTGCTATGATGGCGATTTCTGGGATTTTTATTCATATACAGCACAGCCAAAAAAGGCACTTCCAGTTGGAACTGTTCTCACAATTGCAGCTGCCGGAAGTGAAGGTTCCGGTGACTCTGTAATCACTAAAAAAGATGGAATGATAAAACGCGGAACAGGCGGTGAATGTATCCGTCCTAAGTTCTCTATTTTGAATCCTGCATTGACACAGACTCTGCCTGCATACCAGACAGCGTGTGGTGCAACAGATATTATGGCTCACGTTTGCGAGCGTTACTTTACAAACACAAAGGATGTAGAAACTACAGACCGTTTGTGTGAAGCAGTTCTGATGGCTATGATCCACGAAACTCCTAAAGTAATCGCTGACGCAAATGATTATGAAGCCCGCGCTAACATCATGTGGGCCGGAATGGTTGCTCATAACAATATCGTTGGTGTTGGCCGTGACCAGGACTGGAACAGCCACGGAATTGAACATGAACTTTCAGGCCTTTATGACTGTGCTCACGGTGCAGGACTTGCAGTTATCATGCCTTCATGGATGGAATTTGTTTATAAGCATGATGTAATGCGTTTTGCTCAGTGGGCTACACGTGTTTGGGGCTGCAAGATGGATTTTGCTGATCCGGAAGCTACAGCACGCGAAGGTATCAAGCGTTTCCGCGAGTTCCTTCACAGCATCGGTATGCCTATCAATTTTACTGAGCTTGGTGCCAAGGAAGAAGATATCCCTACTCTCGTAAAGAAATTCGGTCTGCCGGAAGGCGGAAGAACCGGCGGATTCGTAAAGCTGAGTTCTGAAGATATTGCTGAAATCTACAAGATTGCGGCTAAAGCTACATTATAAAGGATTTCTCACAGAGGGCACAGAGGCCACAGAGGGATATAATAAAAAAAATATAACTCTGTGTACTCTTTAGCTCTGTGAGGATTTTTTTTCAGGAGGATTCATGAAAGTTCTATTCATAGGCGGAACCGGTACAATCAGCATGGCAATTTCTAAATTGATATTGGAAAAAGGCTGGGAGCTGTATCTTATAAACAGAGGAAACCGTAATAACGATGAGCGTCTTAAAGGTGCGCATTTTATTACAGTTGATATAAATGATGAGAAAGCAGCGGCAGAAAAGCTTGCAGGCATGCAGTTTGATGTAGCATGTGATTTTATTGGCTTTGTACCTTCACAGCTGGAACGCAACTATCGCCTGCTTAAGGGCAAGGTACGTCAGTTTTTGTACATCAGTTCTGCTTCTGCTTATCAAAAGCCTTGTGGAAACTATGTAATCAGCGAAAAAACTCCGCTTGCAAATCCTTACTGGGAATATTCACGCAATAAGATTGCCTGCGAAGACTATCTGATGAAACTTTACAGAGATGAACAGTTCCCTGTAACAATTATAAGACCGAGCCATACTTATGATGAACGTTCGGTGCCACTTGGAGTTCACGGCGACAAGGGCAGCTGGCAGGTTGTAAAGAGAATCAAAGAAGGAAAGCCTGTGATTATTCATGGAGATGGAACTTCGCTCTGGACAATCACACATAATTCTGATTTTGCAAAGGGCTTTGTCGGATTGATGGGAAACATTCACGCAATTGGTGAAGCATTTCAGATTATGAGCGACGAAAGCGTTACCTGGAATCAGATTTACAAGTGCATTGCAGCATCGCTTGGCGTTGAGCTTAAGCCGATTTATGTTTCATCAAGCTATCTTGCAGCACATTCTGATTACGACTTTACAGGAAGTCTGATTGGAGACAAGGCAAACTCTGTTGTTTTTGACTGCAGTAAACTGAAGACACTTGTACCGGACTTTGTTGCAACCAAACGCGCAGATCAGGGAATCAGAGAAACTGTTGAATATGTTCTTGCACACCCTGAATGCCAGATAGAAGACCCGGACTTTGATAAATGGTGCGATGAAATAATCGCAAAAATGAACTAAACATACAGGAGCTGACAATGGTTGACGTAAAAGGAAAATGGGCGCTGGTTACCGGCGCAAACCGAGGAATCGGATATAGAATCGCAAAGTTTATGGCCAGCAAAGGCTGTAATCTGATTTTACACAGCCGCTCACTCGAGCATACTAAGGCCGTACTTGAAGAAGTCCGAGCAATGGGCGTAGAAGCTTACGATATTGCTGCAGAACTCAGCGATCTTTCTCAGGTAGAAGCAATGATGAACGAAATTGAAAAACGCGGAAAGCCGGTTGATATTCTTTTCAACGACGCCGCAGTTCAGATTGCTTACCGCACAGACTACTGGAAAACACCGGTTGAAGATTATTCAAAGAGCTTTGTAATCAACACAATTGCTCCGATGATGCTCTGCTACCGCTTTATTCCAAAGATGATTGAACGCGGCTGGGGCCGTGTAATCAACACAACAAGCGGAATCCGCAACGAACCGGAACAGGCCGGCTACAGCGCAAGTAAAGCAGCCCTCGATAAAGTAACATCTGATATCGGTGGTAAACTCGACGGCACAGATGTCTGCATCAACCTCGCAGACCCGGGCTGGTGTCGCACAGACCTCGGTGGTCCGAACGCTCCAAATGATCCTGACAGCGTAATTCCTGGAATTGTTGTCGGAGCTTTCATTGATGACAAGAAGAGCGGCCGCTGGCTTGGTGCACAAGACTTTGCAGGCCTCACACTTGAAGAAGCAGTAAAAAAAGCTGCAGATTATCCGCAGCTTTTTAAGTAGCAATACACTATATTGAAAAAGTCCTCCTCTCCTTCTGATTCAGCTCGCCTAGGCTGAATCAGTTTCTTTTATGGAGGATTTATCAACTTCTAAAGAATATATCTAGACAAATCCTGATTCTGGCTAATGCCTTCAAGTTTTTCGTCTACATATGCGGCATCAATCTTGATAGTTTCGCCGGCATGTTCATCAGCTTCGAAGTTGATGTCTGCAAGAACCTTTTCCATGATTGTGTGAAGGCGGCGGGCACCAATATTTTCGGCACTTGAATTAACCTCTTCTGCAACCACACTCATGCGGTCCAAAGCATCTTCTGTGATATCGAGTTTAACACCTTCTGTTTCGAGCAGTGATGTGTACTGCATAATCAGGCTGTTCTTTGGTTCGCTGAGGATGCGCTTGAAATCATCTTTGTGGAGAGAATCAAGTTCAACACGCAGCGGGAAGCGTCCCTGAAGTTCCGGAATCAAATCACTTGGAGCAGCAACGCTGAAAGCACCGGCTGCAATAAAGAGAATGTGTGTTGTATCGATTACACCGAACTTTGTATTTACATTGCTTCCTTCAACGATTGGAAGGATATCGCGCTGAACACCTTCGCGGCTTACGTCCTGTCCATGGCTTTCGCCGTGAACGGCAATCTTATCAATTTCATCAATAAATATAATTCCGCTCTGCTCTACACGCTTCTTTGCTTCATCAGCAACTTTATCGTGATCAACCATTCCGTCGAGAACTTCTTCTGTAAGAATCTTACGTGCTTCTTTTACAGTAAGGGTACGCTTTTTACTACGACCCTGACCGTTCATCATATTTAGGATTCCCTGCATGCTGTTCTGAAGGTCGTCGATACTGCCACCGGCAATAATTTCCATATTAGGCATTCCCTGTGGACGGTGAACAACCATGTCTACTTCGCGGTCTTCAAGTTTACCTTCGCGGAGCATCTGGCGGAATTTTTCACGAGTATGATTTTCTGCAGCCTTTTCAGCAGACTCTTCATCAGCTTTCTGCTGTTCTGCAGCTGCCTGATTAGCCTGATTCAAAGCATCCTGCATATCAGCGGCAACCTTGTTTAAGTCAATTGTAATTTCATTTGCACTTGGCTGGCTCAAAAAACCGAGAGGCTTAATTTCAGTTTTCTTGTCTTTTTCGCCATCAGATTTCTTTTTATCGTCTTTTCCAGTTCCAGGTAAAAGCAAATCAAGAAGGCGCTCTTCAACAACGCTTACTGATTTTTCGCGAAGCTGATCTTCCATCTCGGCTTTAACGTCATTGTAGCCTACAGCCATAAGGTCGCGGATCATGCTTTCTACATCGCGGCCAACATAACCAACCTCGGTGTACTTAGTAGCTTCAACCTTTAAGAAAGGTGCACCGCAGAGCTTTGCAAGACGGCGGGCAATTTCTGTTTTACCACAACCGGTTGGTCCAATCATCAAAATATTTTTTGGAGCAACTTCATCACGGATTTCTTCCGGAAGCTTAAGGCGGCGGAAGCGGTTACGGAGCGCAACGGCTACGGCACGTTTTGCCTTTTCCTGTCCGATAATATATCCGTCAAGTTTTTCTACAATCTGTTTTGGTGTAAGTTCTGTTTTATTTTCGTTATTTTCCATAAAAAGTATTCCCAGTTCTTAATACGTCATTGCGAGACCGAAGGTCGAAGCAATCCATATTAATAGATTGCTTCGTCGCTATGCTCCTCGCAATGACGGTTTACTCAAGAGTCTCTATTGTCAGATTCTGATTTGTATAAATACAGATGCTGCCGGCGATATTAAGAGAACGCTCCGCAATCTCCTTAGCGCTCAAATCTGAAGAATCAAGATAAGCGAGAGCCGCAGAATATGCGTAATTTCCGCCCGAACCGATTGCAATTGCATCCTTTTCAGGCTCAATAACGTTACCGTCGCCGCTGATCAAAAGAATCTGTTTTTTATCTGCAACAAGGAGCATTGCCTCTAGCTTCTGAAGAGTGCGGTCTGTACGCCAGGCCTTTGCAAGCTCAACAGCTGAACGCATAATATCTCCGTTATATTCTTTCACCTTGGCTTCAAAGCGGTCAAGCAGAGTAAAAGCATCTGCAACACTACCCGCAAATCCGGTGAGAATCTTTCCATCATAAATCTTTCGAACTTTGCGAGAATTTCCCTTACAAACAGTCTCGCCCAAAGTACACTGGCCATCACCAGCCATAGCAACCTGTCCATTTCTGCGTACTGCAAGAATTGTGGTGCTTCTGATTTTTGTTTTATTTCCCATGAGTTAAAATATAATGATTTACGGAACTTTCGGCAAATAAAAAAGGTGTTTATCGTAAAAGTGATTAAGAATGCGGATGGGCTTTATTGTAGATATCGATGAGTTTTTCGGTAGTAATATGAGTATATCGCTGTGTTGTACTGATAGAACTGTGCCCCAGCATTTCCTGAACAATACGGACATCAGCACCATTTCCAAGCATATTTGTAGCAAAAGTGTGACGGAAAGCATGAGGATTTACATGGCGGTTTGTTCCCTCAACTCCTGAGTATCGGTTAAGAATATATCGGAGACCACCAGTTGTAAGAGGATGCCCTTTAAGATTTATAAAAAGTTCAGCGGGAATCTTTTCAATTTTCAGGTCAATCAGGAGTTTTTTGCGGTCTTTCAGATATTCAGCAAGAGCTTTACGCGATTCCTCAGCAAAATAAACCTTACGCTGTTTATTGCCCTTTCCCGTAACAATAGCTGAACGCCCACCATCCATAAAATCAGAAAGTTTAAGACTAACTATTTCGCTCACACGACAGCCCGAAGAATAAAGCATCAGAAAAAGCGCATGGTCACGGCTTTTCCACAAAAGTTCTTCTTTTACAGGCGCATTACAAATCTCCCCTACTTCAGCCGATGTCATAAAGTTTGGCATACGTTTAGGCAGCTTTACAGTCTTCATTTCCAGCGAAGGATTTTTTTCAACATAACCAAGTTTTTTCGCATAGGCAAACAAAGTACGCACAGCGGCAATAAACCTGTTTACAGTAGCCGCCGATTTATTCTCCGCAGAAAGCCGCCCGATACAAAGCATCAGATTTTCACGAGTGATAGATTTTACATCAAGGTCTGGTGTCAAAAACTCCTGCAGCTGTTTGAGGTCGTTTCCGTACCCTATAACAGTATTATTGGAAAGCCCCCTCACTGCAGAAAGATATAAGAGAAATTCATCTGTAAGCTCGCGTAAAGTCATACTTTGATTATCGGTATGAATTTACGCTTTCGCTACATCTGAACATGCAATTACGTTGATTCCAGTACCCAGCAGATCGTACAGCAGAATGTCACCGCGTTTTACCGGAGCTTTACAGCTGGCACGGCGCACTACTTCCATGCACTGGAGAAGCATATTCTTTGGAACTTCACCTGCAGTTTTTACAGGGACTACCGGCAAAACTCCACCGTTCACTTTGATTGTTGAAGTTAGTGTACGTGTTGGGTTCTGGAGTTCTTTGGCAGCATACTGCTCGCCGCGTTTACAGCCATTGTCTTTTACGCTGAGAACTTTTTTGTTGCCGTCGGCATCGGTTTCAACTTCAACTTCCATTGAACAGCCCATCGGACAGATGATACATGTAAGCGGGATTTTTTCGATTGTATTTTCCATTATTCTGCTACCTCCCCTGAAAGTTGAACTGAAACTGTAATGTCATCGCCGGCTTCTGCAAGCTGGGCCGGAGTAAGTTCTGTTACCTGCATTTCTCCAGGGCGCACAACCTTCTTTCTCACAGATTTCAATATCTTATTATTACTTGAAACTTCGATATAAACATCTTTATAAACATCTGTTGCACGGAACATAATTGAAACATTTCCGTCCTGTACAGCTGATTCAATATACTGAGGCACGGTGTAGCGCACACGGTTTCCAGGGCGCAGGGTGATTTTCTTTCCATCCTGAACAATTTTTCCCTGAACAAACTTTGCTGCATTTTCGCCTGCCCTTAAGCTTTCAGCAGTTACAAAGTCTACGAGGTCATGAACATGAACTGTGTTTCCGCAGGCAAAAATACCTTCTGAAGAAGTCTGCATATGCTCGTTTACAACAGGACCGCTGGTTGCAGAGTCAATTGCAATTCCACAACCTGAAGCGATTTCGTTTTCAGGAATAAGGCCTACAGAAAGCAAAACTGTATCGCACTCAATAAACTCTTCAGTTCCAGGAACAGGCTTACGGTTAGAATCAACTGCCGCTACAGTAACTCCTTCAACACGTTCCTTTCCGTGAATCTGAACAATCGTATGACTGAACTTCAGCGGAATATTAAAGTTCTCAACACACTGAACAATGTTACGACGCAAACCGGAACTGAAAGGCATTACCTCACAGACCAGTTTTACTTCAGCACCTTCCAGAGTAAGACGGCGTGCCATAATCAAACCGATATCTCCGGAACCAAGAATTACAACCTTACGTCCAGGCATATATCCGTCAATATTTACAAAGCGCTGAGCCGCACCTGCAGTAAAGATACCGGCAGGTCTTGTACCCGGAATAATCAGCGCACCGCGGGTTCTTTCACGACAACCGGTCGCAAGAACGACAGCCTTTGCCTTAATGTGCATAAGACCATCTACAGTGTTGATTGCAGTAACAAGGCGATAACCTTCATTCTGCGCAACCTCGAGTACCATAGTATCAGTTTTATATTCAATACCAAGCTTTTCAACTTCATCAGAAAAGCGTGCAGCATATTCCGGACCGGTAAGCTCTTCACCAAAATAATGAAGACCAAATCCGTTATGAATACACTGAAGCAGAATTCCTCCGATTCTTGTATCGCGCTCTAAAATCAAAATGCTGTCTGTACCAGCTTTCTTTGCAGCAATTGCCGCCGCCATTCCGGCAGGACCGCCGCCAATTACAACTATATCGTATTCCATAACAGCGCCCCCTACCTTGTTTTTCCTGTAAGAATATATGAGCAGCCGCCGTTTTTGCGAACGTCCGTCATCGGAATTCCAAGCTCGCGGCTCAAAATCTCAGTTACACGTGGAGAACAGAAACCGCTCTGGCAGCGTCCCATTCCGGCACGGGTTCGGCGCTTAACACCATCAAGATCCACAGCACCGACAGGAGACTTAATTGCCGCAACAATCTCGCCTTCAGTAATCATTTCGCAGCGGCAGATAATTCTTCCATAAAGCGGATTATTTTCAATCAGCTGAGCACGGCGCTCATCATCAGCATCCTTAAAGGATTCAATTCCTTTTCGCACAGCAACAAAGTCACGGTTAGCTTCAAGCTTTACACCAAGTGATTTTTCAACAAGTTCTCGCACATAGCAACCGATTGCAGGAGCCGCAGAAAGTCCCGGCGAACAGATTCCCGCAACGTTTATAAAGCCATGTACCCCACTATCCTCTTCAATAATAAAATCATTTACCGGAGTACCATCCTCATTGTAAGCAAGGGCACGAACACCAGCAAAAGAGTTTATGATATTTCTGCGGGGAATATCCGGAATAGTTTTTCCAGATTTTCTGAAAACTTCATCCTGACCGGCTGCAGTTGTCTCAGTTGCAGTTTTATCGTTTCCATCGGCAGCAGTCGGCCCAGATAAAATATTTCCGTCTACAGTTGGAGTAACCAGAACACCCTTACCCATCTTGTCAGGAGTCTGGAACAAAGTATGACTTGCAAGATATGCACATTTGTTATCAAGCAGATAGTATTCACCACGGCGAGGCACAATTTTAAACTTGCGGGCCCCTGCCATTTCAGAAACAACATCTGCATACAAGCCGGCAGCATTTACTACGCATTTTGCAGAGATGTCGCACTTTCCTGTTCTGATAACAAACAGCCCTGTGCCGTCCGATTCAGAAGCTTTTTCAATTCCATGAACCTCAGTTTCAAGGAAAAGCTTTACTCCATTCATAACAGCATTTTCTGCAAAAGCCCAGGTTGCCATATAAGGACTTACAATTCCTGCAGACTCTGCAAGCAGAGCGCCACAGGCTTCTTCACTTACATTTGGCTCAAGCTTATGAAGCTCCTCACCATCAATAATGCGAAGGCCCGGAACACCATTTGCCACACCACGTTCATACAGCTTTTTGATGTGGTCCATATCTTCATCACAAAAGCCGATAACAAGCGAACCGTTATTCTTATAATCAAAATGAAGAGACTGAGCCAGCTCGGGATACATTGCAGTTCCTTCTACATTAAGCTTAGCCATCAGAGTGCCGGTTTTAGCATCAAAGCCCGCATGAATAATTCCCGAGTTCGCTTTAGAAGTTCCGCAGGCAACATCATCTGATTTCTCAATCATGCACACGTTCAGCCGGTACTTCGCGAGCTCCCTCGCAATGCAAGCTCCTACAACGCCTGCACCAATAATTGCTATATCATAAATCATAAACACCTCAATATGGTAGAGCTAAAAAATGCTTTCGCATTTTTTTTAACGCTCTGCTATTTAACAACGGCCGCCAGCGGCCTTACACATCCTCCCAGTGCTCAGCACGTTCCACGGCCTTTTTCCAGCCTGCATACAATTTCTGTCGCTGGCCGTCATCCATCACAGGCTCGAACACGCGGTCAATTTTGTGATGAGCAAGAATCTCGTCGCGGCTCTCCCAGAATCCTGTTGCAAGACCGGCAAGATACGCAGCACCAAGCGCAGTAGTTTCAACATTAGCAGGACGACAAACCTTAGCATTCAGAATATCAGCCTGGAACTGCATCATTACGTTGCTGACACACGCACCACCGTCTACGTTCAGTGTATTTATAGGAGTACCTGAATCGGCAACCATAGTATCCAGTACGTCGCGCACTTCGTAAGCAATTCCTTCAAGGGCAGCACGGCAGATATGAGCCTTCTTTACACCGCGGGTAAGACCAACAATAGTTCCACGCGCATACATATCCCAGTAAGGAGTACCAAGACCTACAAAGGCAGGTACAAGATAACAGCCGTTTGAATCCGGAACCGACTCTGCCAGGCGGTCAATTTCTGGCGCACTGGAAATCAGTTCAAGTTCATCGCGAAGCCACTTAATAACAGCACCGCCAATGAATACACTTCCCTCAAGCGCATATTCAATCTTGCCGTTCATACCAAGCGCAATCGTAGTCAAAAGCTCCTTAGAGTGAACAGGCTTGTCACCGGTATTCATAAGCATAAAGCAACCTGTACCGTAAGTATTCTTAGCATCACCCTTCTTAAAACAGCCCTGACCAAAAAGAGCTGCCTGCTGATCACCAACAGCCGAAGCCAGAGGAACTTCAAAACCGCAAACTTCAGGATCTGTATTACAATATACACATGAAGAATCACGAACCTCAGGAAGAAGTCCTGCAGGAATTCCAAGCAGGTCCAGAAGCTCCTTATCCCACTCAAGCTTATAGATATTGAAAAGCATCGTACGACAGGCGTTAGTATAGTCAGTCACATGCGCGCGGCCACCGCTCAATTTCCAGATAAGCCAGGTATCAATAGTTCCCGCAAGAAGTTCGCCCTTCTCAGCGCGTTCTCGAACGCCTGGAACATTGTCCAATATCCATTTGATTTTTGTACCGGAAAAATATGCGTCAATGAGAAGTCCGGTCTTCTCACGGATTTTATCCGACCAGCCGTCTGCAATCAGTTTTTCGCAGTAATCGGCCGTACGACGACACTGCCAGACCACAGCGTTGTAAACAGGTTTTCCGGTTTTCTTATCCCAGATTACAACCGTCTCACGTTGGTTGGTAATTCCAATAGCGGCAATTTCGTCATGTCTGATTTCTTTTTCAATTAAAAGACTCTGAAGAACCTTAAGCTGACACTTAAAGATTTCTTCGGCATCATGCTCAACCCAGCCCGGGTGCGGATATATCTGATTAAATTCGCGCTGCTTAGAACCAAGAGGCGAACCGTTCTTATCGTAAACAACAGCACGGCAGGATGTCGTGCCTTCATCAAGAGAAATTACATATTTTTTCTTATTTTCCATGCTTCATATGATAGCATT
The Treponema bryantii DNA segment above includes these coding regions:
- the hslU gene encoding ATP-dependent protease ATPase subunit HslU, with product MENNENKTELTPKQIVEKLDGYIIGQEKAKRAVAVALRNRFRRLKLPEEIRDEVAPKNILMIGPTGCGKTEIARRLAKLCGAPFLKVEATKYTEVGYVGRDVESMIRDLMAVGYNDVKAEMEDQLREKSVSVVEERLLDLLLPGTGKDDKKKSDGEKDKKTEIKPLGFLSQPSANEITIDLNKVAADMQDALNQANQAAAEQQKADEESAEKAAENHTREKFRQMLREGKLEDREVDMVVHRPQGMPNMEIIAGGSIDDLQNSMQGILNMMNGQGRSKKRTLTVKEARKILTEEVLDGMVDHDKVADEAKKRVEQSGIIFIDEIDKIAVHGESHGQDVSREGVQRDILPIVEGSNVNTKFGVIDTTHILFIAAGAFSVAAPSDLIPELQGRFPLRVELDSLHKDDFKRILSEPKNSLIMQYTSLLETEGVKLDITEDALDRMSVVAEEVNSSAENIGARRLHTIMEKVLADINFEADEHAGETIKIDAAYVDEKLEGISQNQDLSRYIL
- the hslV gene encoding ATP-dependent protease subunit HslV; amino-acid sequence: MGNKTKIRSTTILAVRRNGQVAMAGDGQCTLGETVCKGNSRKVRKIYDGKILTGFAGSVADAFTLLDRFEAKVKEYNGDIMRSAVELAKAWRTDRTLQKLEAMLLVADKKQILLISGDGNVIEPEKDAIAIGSGGNYAYSAALAYLDSSDLSAKEIAERSLNIAGSICIYTNQNLTIETLE
- a CDS encoding tyrosine-type recombinase/integrase, with protein sequence MTLRELTDEFLLYLSAVRGLSNNTVIGYGNDLKQLQEFLTPDLDVKSITRENLMLCIGRLSAENKSAATVNRFIAAVRTLFAYAKKLGYVEKNPSLEMKTVKLPKRMPNFMTSAEVGEICNAPVKEELLWKSRDHALFLMLYSSGCRVSEIVSLKLSDFMDGGRSAIVTGKGNKQRKVYFAEESRKALAEYLKDRKKLLIDLKIEKIPAELFINLKGHPLTTGGLRYILNRYSGVEGTNRHVNPHAFRHTFATNMLGNGADVRIVQEMLGHSSISTTQRYTHITTEKLIDIYNKAHPHS
- a CDS encoding DUF1667 domain-containing protein — protein: MENTIEKIPLTCIICPMGCSMEVEVETDADGNKKVLSVKDNGCKRGEQYAAKELQNPTRTLTSTIKVNGGVLPVVPVKTAGEVPKNMLLQCMEVVRRASCKAPVKRGDILLYDLLGTGINVIACSDVAKA
- a CDS encoding NAD(P)/FAD-dependent oxidoreductase, whose translation is MEYDIVVIGGGPAGMAAAIAAKKAGTDSILILERDTRIGGILLQCIHNGFGLHYFGEELTGPEYAARFSDEVEKLGIEYKTDTMVLEVAQNEGYRLVTAINTVDGLMHIKAKAVVLATGCRERTRGALIIPGTRPAGIFTAGAAQRFVNIDGYMPGRKVVILGSGDIGLIMARRLTLEGAEVKLVCEVMPFSSGLRRNIVQCVENFNIPLKFSHTIVQIHGKERVEGVTVAAVDSNRKPVPGTEEFIECDTVLLSVGLIPENEIASGCGIAIDSATSGPVVNEHMQTSSEGIFACGNTVHVHDLVDFVTAESLRAGENAAKFVQGKIVQDGKKITLRPGNRVRYTVPQYIESAVQDGNVSIMFRATDVYKDVYIEVSSNNKILKSVRKKVVRPGEMQVTELTPAQLAEAGDDITVSVQLSGEVAE
- a CDS encoding NAD(P)/FAD-dependent oxidoreductase, with product MIYDIAIIGAGVVGACIARELAKYRLNVCMIEKSDDVACGTSKANSGIIHAGFDAKTGTLMAKLNVEGTAMYPELAQSLHFDYKNNGSLVIGFCDEDMDHIKKLYERGVANGVPGLRIIDGEELHKLEPNVSEEACGALLAESAGIVSPYMATWAFAENAVMNGVKLFLETEVHGIEKASESDGTGLFVIRTGKCDISAKCVVNAAGLYADVVSEMAGARKFKIVPRRGEYYLLDNKCAYLASHTLFQTPDKMGKGVLVTPTVDGNILSGPTAADGNDKTATETTAAGQDEVFRKSGKTIPDIPRRNIINSFAGVRALAYNEDGTPVNDFIIEEDSGVHGFINVAGICSPGLSAAPAIGCYVRELVEKSLGVKLEANRDFVAVRKGIESFKDADDERRAQLIENNPLYGRIICRCEMITEGEIVAAIKSPVGAVDLDGVKRRTRAGMGRCQSGFCSPRVTEILSRELGIPMTDVRKNGGCSYILTGKTR